One window of the Rhodococcus sovatensis genome contains the following:
- a CDS encoding IclR family transcriptional regulator, with amino-acid sequence MSVDGASDGIEDIGGGIRSVERAATVIQAISDAGASGARLVDIVAATNLSKTTAHRIVNTLLNVGWLEQEDEGGILYLGVPFIGFGMTASDRHGLVDLAQPHLTKVAELTGDTVFLSVRVGNRALCIDQAIGTFPVRIMDPAVGDRRPLGSCAGSLALLAWSDDDDDEFGLLTRGANTTDRVPDAATLQGLIVDARNTGYVRFPGLIIPDTVGIAVPIFGANRDVVAALSVSSIEPRMSGQRQTHIVEWLLREADALSRSLLSMNPRFSKQDVRRVLGPRAG; translated from the coding sequence GGCAGCGACAGTCATTCAAGCAATCTCCGACGCGGGCGCATCTGGAGCGCGACTTGTCGACATCGTGGCCGCTACGAATCTGTCCAAGACAACCGCGCACCGCATAGTGAACACGCTTCTGAATGTTGGCTGGCTCGAACAGGAAGACGAGGGCGGCATCCTGTACCTTGGGGTGCCGTTCATCGGCTTCGGGATGACGGCCTCGGACCGTCACGGGTTGGTTGACCTGGCGCAACCTCACCTGACGAAAGTTGCGGAGCTCACCGGTGACACCGTCTTTCTGTCGGTTCGCGTGGGGAACCGTGCTCTGTGCATAGATCAAGCCATTGGCACCTTCCCCGTCCGCATCATGGATCCCGCGGTCGGAGACCGCAGACCACTCGGTTCGTGCGCGGGGAGCTTGGCGCTGCTGGCCTGGTCGGACGACGATGATGATGAATTCGGTCTCCTCACCCGTGGTGCGAACACCACCGACCGGGTGCCTGACGCCGCTACCCTGCAAGGCCTCATCGTCGACGCCAGAAATACGGGGTACGTACGCTTCCCTGGTCTCATCATTCCCGACACGGTAGGCATCGCGGTTCCCATCTTCGGAGCCAACCGAGACGTCGTGGCCGCGCTCAGCGTGTCGTCCATCGAGCCTCGAATGTCGGGACAGCGCCAAACACACATCGTGGAATGGCTGCTGCGCGAGGCGGACGCTTTGTCGCGATCGCTACTGTCGATGAACCCGCGATTTTCAAAGCAGGACGTCCGCCGTGTGCTCGGGCCGCGTGCTGGGTAG
- a CDS encoding TetR/AcrR family transcriptional regulator has product MAHVPAAERREQLVRAAIELLMRSGPAAGSTRAIAKELGVPQATLHYVFGSKEELYRAVIVQLTDEFLGYVRAVEVPAGTDFEDSIATLTARLWQTVLDQPRKHQLLGELEMVALRSPQMREITADHRLEIDRITSALIDDTATHFGIVPKVDTIRIARFYFAALDGLINQHLTAPSPDVEEWCLARIVDNVRLMVVSGADTTGRPLA; this is encoded by the coding sequence GCAGCTCGTACGGGCAGCAATCGAACTTTTGATGCGTAGTGGCCCAGCGGCGGGAAGCACGCGCGCGATCGCGAAGGAATTGGGGGTTCCCCAGGCAACGCTGCACTATGTGTTCGGGTCCAAGGAAGAGCTGTATCGGGCAGTCATCGTGCAATTGACCGACGAATTCCTTGGCTACGTTCGAGCAGTGGAGGTGCCTGCGGGCACCGACTTCGAGGACAGCATCGCAACATTGACAGCACGGCTGTGGCAGACGGTGCTCGATCAGCCGCGCAAGCATCAGCTGCTCGGTGAACTCGAAATGGTGGCCCTACGCTCGCCCCAAATGCGAGAGATCACGGCTGATCATCGACTGGAGATCGACCGAATCACGTCCGCGTTGATCGACGACACTGCCACGCATTTCGGAATTGTGCCGAAGGTCGACACGATCCGAATTGCCCGCTTTTACTTCGCGGCGCTCGATGGTCTGATCAATCAACATCTGACTGCGCCGAGTCCTGACGTGGAAGAATGGTGTTTGGCCAGAATTGTCGACAACGTCCGCCTGATGGTGGTTTCAGGTGCAGACACCACCGGGCGTCCGCTTGCTTGA